One Podarcis raffonei isolate rPodRaf1 chromosome 3, rPodRaf1.pri, whole genome shotgun sequence genomic region harbors:
- the TAGAP gene encoding T-cell activation Rho GTPase-activating protein isoform X4, with amino-acid sequence MSVKSSLQTKGLKVANIVKASLTKILMKVLSSCNTADIKKCHLFMPCDTEDGLCHLTGANKKRKKVISWPFMLRRTTTGSETLGNLESDLKPPLFDQPLSIVCSEDDMLPKPIQDILTMLFLEGPLTEGIFRKAANEKARKELKEELNFGGKVDFEDKPVHLLAVVLKDFLRNIPHKLLLSELYDEWMMALEKMTHHKRTEAMKEVASKLPRPNLLLLKHLLCVLHHISKSSEVNKMDSSNLAICVGPNMLTPVHDQSLPLEAQKKLTDKVKTLVEFLIDNCFDIFGEEISSLFSISPDDSLDRPDTLSARRQHDSAYDSTDFEEECNSSELQANDLPQARGTEHRCSSTELYSREPVAQTPPVSSPVTRFKKSIGNLDRRFSEPDMLSSKGCQGSCMRSQKLARSEESVIQQEELRLKCQGLREEMAGERRLAGLYRNKKPSNLTIKTSLLSELSNNSLPRTSSGSSLDSASPVSDCSVFTSSPLTSPSIAKKNALTRPQSFSTKASSGSDTTSIRELKRHSMSFSVATRKKVLAKTQSCGIGGFQRDSFKKDSKKERHLSCRIVHATCADDHSPAPSRGQPRSRFMSADEVFRLVDQRNPGNPPSYEEATRNCSAARLPSYSSLTVRNMRSTVLSPDFEPQRSRLNKEVTNKVYKDFFNDRLSVTSDPKDKASAVDFVIGIHSRANLPLTPQVYRLRTMSGSYQKNKQEYLTQPCSQPAFGHINCAKESYV; translated from the exons ATGTCTGTTAAAAGTTCACT GCAAACGAAAGGACTCAAAGTAGCAAACATCGTTAAAGCTTCCTTAACCAAAATCCTGATGAAGGTGCTAAGCAGCTGCAATACA GCTGACATCAAGAAATGCCACTTGTTCATGCCATGTGACACTGAAGATGGACTGTGTCATCTGACTGGTGC TaataagaagagaaagaaagtaatatcttggccatttatgCTGAGAAGAACCACCACTGGATCAGAGACTCTGGGGAATCTGGAATCTGACCTGAAGCCTCCTCTGTTTGATCAGCCATTGTCTATTGTCTGCAGTGAAGATGATATGCTGCCCAAGCCAATACAG GATATCCTTACAATGCTCTTCTTGGAAGGGCCTTTAACGGAAGGAATATTCCGGAAAGCTGCCAACGAAAAGGCCCGCAAGGAGCTGAAAGAAGAGTTAAACTTTGGAGGGAAAGTTGATTTTGAAGATAAACCGGTTCATCTGTTAGCAGTGGTTTTAAAG GATTTCCTTCGAAACATTCCCCATAAACTGCTGCTCTCTGAGCTTTATGATGAGTGGATGATGGCACTGGAGAAGATGACCCACCACAAAAGAACTGAAGCAATGAAAGA GGTTGCAAGCAAACTCCCGAGACCCAACCTTCTTTTGCTCAAGCATTTGCTCTGCGTGCTTCACCACATCAGCAAAAGCTCAGAGGTCAACAAAATGGATTCCAGCAACCTTGCCATCTGTGTTGGGCCAAACATGCTGACTCCAGTTCATGACCAAAGCCTTCCACTTgaagcccagaaaaagctaacAGATAAG GTGAAGACACTGGTGGAATTTCTCATTGATAACTGCTTTGATATATTTGGGGAAGAAATCTCTTCACTGTTCAGCATCTCTCCTGATGATTCCCTGGACAGGCCAG ATACGTTGTCTGCTAGACGCCAACATGATTCTGCCTATGACAGCACAGATTTTGAGGAAGAATGCAATTCCAGTGAACTCCAGGCCAACGATCTACCACAAGCCAGGGGGACAGAACACAGGTGCAGCAGTACAGAGCTGTACTCTCGAGAGCCAGTAGCCCAGACTCCACCTGTCTCTTCTCCTGTGACCCGGTTTAAAAAATCCATAGGCAACCTGGATAGGAGGTTCTCTGAGCCAGACATGCTCTCTTCTAAGGGCTGCCAGGGAAGCTGTATGAGAAGCCAGAAGTTAGCCAGAAGTGAGGAGAGTGTCATTCAGCAGGAGGAACTGCGGTTGAAGTGCCAAGGCCTGAGAGAGGAAATGGCAGGAGAACGTCGTCTTGCAGGCCTCTATAGGAACAAGAAGCCATCCAACCTGACAATAAAAACTAGTCTGCTGTCAGAATTGTCAAACAATTCATTGCCCAGAACATCCTCTGGCAGTTCGCTAGACAGTGCTTCTCCAGTCTCTGACTGTTCTGTCTTCACCAGCTCACCACTGACGTCGCCTTCCATCGCCAAGAAAAACGCCTTAACTCGGCCGCAGTCTTTTTCTACCAAGGCTTCCAGTGGAAGTGACACCACCTCCATCAGAGAGCTCAAGAGGCATTCCATGTCGTTTTCTGTGGCAACCCGCAAGAAGGTGCTAGCGAAAACCCAAAGCTGCGGTATAGGTGGCTTTCAGAGGGACAGTTTCAAGAAGGACTCCAAGAAAGAGAGACATCTTTCCTGCCGCATAGTCCACGCAACTTGTGCTGATGACCACAGCCCAGCACCTTCGCGGGGTCAACCGAGGTCTCGTTTCATGTCAGCAGATGAAGTGTTTCGGCTTGTGGACCAGAGGAATCCTGGGAATCCTCCGTCTTATGAGGAGGCTACCAGAAACTGCTCAGCTGCTAGGCTTCCCTCATACAGTAGCTTAACGGTTCGAAATATGAGATCCACTGTGCTGTCTCCAGACTTTGAGCCTCAGCGTTCGAGACTCAATAAAGAGGTTACAAACAAAGTATACAAGGACTTTTTTAACGACAGGCTCTCTGTGACCAGTGATCCTAAGGACAAGGCATCAGCCGTTGACTTTGTTATTGGAATACATTCCCGAGCTAACTTGCCCCTAACCCCTCAAGTCTATCGCCTCAGGACCATGTCTGGGTCTTATCAAAAGAACAAACAAGAATACCTGACCCAGCCatgcagccagccagcctttGGCCATATAAACTGTGCTAAGGAATCCTATGTTTAA
- the TAGAP gene encoding T-cell activation Rho GTPase-activating protein isoform X2, with protein MSVKSSLQTKGLKVANIVKASLTKILMKVLSSCNTPKTINASDMETLIACQSEADIKKCHLFMPCDTEDGLCHLTGANKKRKKVISWPFMLRRTTTGSETLGNLESDLKPPLFDQPLSIVCSEDDMLPKPIQDILTMLFLEGPLTEGIFRKAANEKARKELKEELNFGGKVDFEDKPVHLLAVVLKDFLRNIPHKLLLSELYDEWMMALEKMTHHKRTEAMKEVASKLPRPNLLLLKHLLCVLHHISKSSEVNKMDSSNLAICVGPNMLTPVHDQSLPLEAQKKLTDKVKTLVEFLIDNCFDIFGEEISSLFSISPDDSLDRPDTLSARRQHDSAYDSTDFEEECNSSELQANDLPQARGTEHRCSSTELYSREPVAQTPPVSSPVTRFKKSIGNLDRRFSEPDMLSSKGCQGSCMRSQKLARSEESVIQQEELRLKCQGLREEMAGERRLAGLYRNKKPSNLTIKTSLLSELSNNSLPRTSSGSSLDSASPVSDCSVFTSSPLTSPSIAKKNALTRPQSFSTKASSGSDTTSIRELKRHSMSFSVATRKKVLAKTQSCGIGGFQRDSFKKDSKKERHLSCRIVHATCADDHSPAPSRGQPRSRFMSADEVFRLVDQRNPGNPPSYEEATRNCSAARLPSYSSLTVRNMRSTVLSPDFEPQRSRLNKEVTNKVYKDFFNDRLSVTSDPKDKASAVDFVIGIHSRANLPLTPQVYRLRTMSGSYQKNKQEYLTQPCSQPAFGHINCAKESYV; from the exons ATGTCTGTTAAAAGTTCACT GCAAACGAAAGGACTCAAAGTAGCAAACATCGTTAAAGCTTCCTTAACCAAAATCCTGATGAAGGTGCTAAGCAGCTGCAATACA CCCAAAACCATAAATGCGAGTGATATGGAGACTTTGATTGCATGCCAGTCTGAG GCTGACATCAAGAAATGCCACTTGTTCATGCCATGTGACACTGAAGATGGACTGTGTCATCTGACTGGTGC TaataagaagagaaagaaagtaatatcttggccatttatgCTGAGAAGAACCACCACTGGATCAGAGACTCTGGGGAATCTGGAATCTGACCTGAAGCCTCCTCTGTTTGATCAGCCATTGTCTATTGTCTGCAGTGAAGATGATATGCTGCCCAAGCCAATACAG GATATCCTTACAATGCTCTTCTTGGAAGGGCCTTTAACGGAAGGAATATTCCGGAAAGCTGCCAACGAAAAGGCCCGCAAGGAGCTGAAAGAAGAGTTAAACTTTGGAGGGAAAGTTGATTTTGAAGATAAACCGGTTCATCTGTTAGCAGTGGTTTTAAAG GATTTCCTTCGAAACATTCCCCATAAACTGCTGCTCTCTGAGCTTTATGATGAGTGGATGATGGCACTGGAGAAGATGACCCACCACAAAAGAACTGAAGCAATGAAAGA GGTTGCAAGCAAACTCCCGAGACCCAACCTTCTTTTGCTCAAGCATTTGCTCTGCGTGCTTCACCACATCAGCAAAAGCTCAGAGGTCAACAAAATGGATTCCAGCAACCTTGCCATCTGTGTTGGGCCAAACATGCTGACTCCAGTTCATGACCAAAGCCTTCCACTTgaagcccagaaaaagctaacAGATAAG GTGAAGACACTGGTGGAATTTCTCATTGATAACTGCTTTGATATATTTGGGGAAGAAATCTCTTCACTGTTCAGCATCTCTCCTGATGATTCCCTGGACAGGCCAG ATACGTTGTCTGCTAGACGCCAACATGATTCTGCCTATGACAGCACAGATTTTGAGGAAGAATGCAATTCCAGTGAACTCCAGGCCAACGATCTACCACAAGCCAGGGGGACAGAACACAGGTGCAGCAGTACAGAGCTGTACTCTCGAGAGCCAGTAGCCCAGACTCCACCTGTCTCTTCTCCTGTGACCCGGTTTAAAAAATCCATAGGCAACCTGGATAGGAGGTTCTCTGAGCCAGACATGCTCTCTTCTAAGGGCTGCCAGGGAAGCTGTATGAGAAGCCAGAAGTTAGCCAGAAGTGAGGAGAGTGTCATTCAGCAGGAGGAACTGCGGTTGAAGTGCCAAGGCCTGAGAGAGGAAATGGCAGGAGAACGTCGTCTTGCAGGCCTCTATAGGAACAAGAAGCCATCCAACCTGACAATAAAAACTAGTCTGCTGTCAGAATTGTCAAACAATTCATTGCCCAGAACATCCTCTGGCAGTTCGCTAGACAGTGCTTCTCCAGTCTCTGACTGTTCTGTCTTCACCAGCTCACCACTGACGTCGCCTTCCATCGCCAAGAAAAACGCCTTAACTCGGCCGCAGTCTTTTTCTACCAAGGCTTCCAGTGGAAGTGACACCACCTCCATCAGAGAGCTCAAGAGGCATTCCATGTCGTTTTCTGTGGCAACCCGCAAGAAGGTGCTAGCGAAAACCCAAAGCTGCGGTATAGGTGGCTTTCAGAGGGACAGTTTCAAGAAGGACTCCAAGAAAGAGAGACATCTTTCCTGCCGCATAGTCCACGCAACTTGTGCTGATGACCACAGCCCAGCACCTTCGCGGGGTCAACCGAGGTCTCGTTTCATGTCAGCAGATGAAGTGTTTCGGCTTGTGGACCAGAGGAATCCTGGGAATCCTCCGTCTTATGAGGAGGCTACCAGAAACTGCTCAGCTGCTAGGCTTCCCTCATACAGTAGCTTAACGGTTCGAAATATGAGATCCACTGTGCTGTCTCCAGACTTTGAGCCTCAGCGTTCGAGACTCAATAAAGAGGTTACAAACAAAGTATACAAGGACTTTTTTAACGACAGGCTCTCTGTGACCAGTGATCCTAAGGACAAGGCATCAGCCGTTGACTTTGTTATTGGAATACATTCCCGAGCTAACTTGCCCCTAACCCCTCAAGTCTATCGCCTCAGGACCATGTCTGGGTCTTATCAAAAGAACAAACAAGAATACCTGACCCAGCCatgcagccagccagcctttGGCCATATAAACTGTGCTAAGGAATCCTATGTTTAA
- the TAGAP gene encoding T-cell activation Rho GTPase-activating protein isoform X3 — MSVKSSLQTKGLKVANIVKASLTKILMKVLSSCNTADIKKCHLFMPCDTEDGLCHLTESNKKRKKVISWPFMLRRTTTGSETLGNLESDLKPPLFDQPLSIVCSEDDMLPKPIQDILTMLFLEGPLTEGIFRKAANEKARKELKEELNFGGKVDFEDKPVHLLAVVLKDFLRNIPHKLLLSELYDEWMMALEKMTHHKRTEAMKEVASKLPRPNLLLLKHLLCVLHHISKSSEVNKMDSSNLAICVGPNMLTPVHDQSLPLEAQKKLTDKVKTLVEFLIDNCFDIFGEEISSLFSISPDDSLDRPDTLSARRQHDSAYDSTDFEEECNSSELQANDLPQARGTEHRCSSTELYSREPVAQTPPVSSPVTRFKKSIGNLDRRFSEPDMLSSKGCQGSCMRSQKLARSEESVIQQEELRLKCQGLREEMAGERRLAGLYRNKKPSNLTIKTSLLSELSNNSLPRTSSGSSLDSASPVSDCSVFTSSPLTSPSIAKKNALTRPQSFSTKASSGSDTTSIRELKRHSMSFSVATRKKVLAKTQSCGIGGFQRDSFKKDSKKERHLSCRIVHATCADDHSPAPSRGQPRSRFMSADEVFRLVDQRNPGNPPSYEEATRNCSAARLPSYSSLTVRNMRSTVLSPDFEPQRSRLNKEVTNKVYKDFFNDRLSVTSDPKDKASAVDFVIGIHSRANLPLTPQVYRLRTMSGSYQKNKQEYLTQPCSQPAFGHINCAKESYV; from the exons ATGTCTGTTAAAAGTTCACT GCAAACGAAAGGACTCAAAGTAGCAAACATCGTTAAAGCTTCCTTAACCAAAATCCTGATGAAGGTGCTAAGCAGCTGCAATACA GCTGACATCAAGAAATGCCACTTGTTCATGCCATGTGACACTGAAGATGGACTGTGTCATCTGACTG AGAGTaataagaagagaaagaaagtaatatcttggccatttatgCTGAGAAGAACCACCACTGGATCAGAGACTCTGGGGAATCTGGAATCTGACCTGAAGCCTCCTCTGTTTGATCAGCCATTGTCTATTGTCTGCAGTGAAGATGATATGCTGCCCAAGCCAATACAG GATATCCTTACAATGCTCTTCTTGGAAGGGCCTTTAACGGAAGGAATATTCCGGAAAGCTGCCAACGAAAAGGCCCGCAAGGAGCTGAAAGAAGAGTTAAACTTTGGAGGGAAAGTTGATTTTGAAGATAAACCGGTTCATCTGTTAGCAGTGGTTTTAAAG GATTTCCTTCGAAACATTCCCCATAAACTGCTGCTCTCTGAGCTTTATGATGAGTGGATGATGGCACTGGAGAAGATGACCCACCACAAAAGAACTGAAGCAATGAAAGA GGTTGCAAGCAAACTCCCGAGACCCAACCTTCTTTTGCTCAAGCATTTGCTCTGCGTGCTTCACCACATCAGCAAAAGCTCAGAGGTCAACAAAATGGATTCCAGCAACCTTGCCATCTGTGTTGGGCCAAACATGCTGACTCCAGTTCATGACCAAAGCCTTCCACTTgaagcccagaaaaagctaacAGATAAG GTGAAGACACTGGTGGAATTTCTCATTGATAACTGCTTTGATATATTTGGGGAAGAAATCTCTTCACTGTTCAGCATCTCTCCTGATGATTCCCTGGACAGGCCAG ATACGTTGTCTGCTAGACGCCAACATGATTCTGCCTATGACAGCACAGATTTTGAGGAAGAATGCAATTCCAGTGAACTCCAGGCCAACGATCTACCACAAGCCAGGGGGACAGAACACAGGTGCAGCAGTACAGAGCTGTACTCTCGAGAGCCAGTAGCCCAGACTCCACCTGTCTCTTCTCCTGTGACCCGGTTTAAAAAATCCATAGGCAACCTGGATAGGAGGTTCTCTGAGCCAGACATGCTCTCTTCTAAGGGCTGCCAGGGAAGCTGTATGAGAAGCCAGAAGTTAGCCAGAAGTGAGGAGAGTGTCATTCAGCAGGAGGAACTGCGGTTGAAGTGCCAAGGCCTGAGAGAGGAAATGGCAGGAGAACGTCGTCTTGCAGGCCTCTATAGGAACAAGAAGCCATCCAACCTGACAATAAAAACTAGTCTGCTGTCAGAATTGTCAAACAATTCATTGCCCAGAACATCCTCTGGCAGTTCGCTAGACAGTGCTTCTCCAGTCTCTGACTGTTCTGTCTTCACCAGCTCACCACTGACGTCGCCTTCCATCGCCAAGAAAAACGCCTTAACTCGGCCGCAGTCTTTTTCTACCAAGGCTTCCAGTGGAAGTGACACCACCTCCATCAGAGAGCTCAAGAGGCATTCCATGTCGTTTTCTGTGGCAACCCGCAAGAAGGTGCTAGCGAAAACCCAAAGCTGCGGTATAGGTGGCTTTCAGAGGGACAGTTTCAAGAAGGACTCCAAGAAAGAGAGACATCTTTCCTGCCGCATAGTCCACGCAACTTGTGCTGATGACCACAGCCCAGCACCTTCGCGGGGTCAACCGAGGTCTCGTTTCATGTCAGCAGATGAAGTGTTTCGGCTTGTGGACCAGAGGAATCCTGGGAATCCTCCGTCTTATGAGGAGGCTACCAGAAACTGCTCAGCTGCTAGGCTTCCCTCATACAGTAGCTTAACGGTTCGAAATATGAGATCCACTGTGCTGTCTCCAGACTTTGAGCCTCAGCGTTCGAGACTCAATAAAGAGGTTACAAACAAAGTATACAAGGACTTTTTTAACGACAGGCTCTCTGTGACCAGTGATCCTAAGGACAAGGCATCAGCCGTTGACTTTGTTATTGGAATACATTCCCGAGCTAACTTGCCCCTAACCCCTCAAGTCTATCGCCTCAGGACCATGTCTGGGTCTTATCAAAAGAACAAACAAGAATACCTGACCCAGCCatgcagccagccagcctttGGCCATATAAACTGTGCTAAGGAATCCTATGTTTAA
- the TAGAP gene encoding T-cell activation Rho GTPase-activating protein isoform X1, which yields MSVKSSLQTKGLKVANIVKASLTKILMKVLSSCNTPKTINASDMETLIACQSEADIKKCHLFMPCDTEDGLCHLTESNKKRKKVISWPFMLRRTTTGSETLGNLESDLKPPLFDQPLSIVCSEDDMLPKPIQDILTMLFLEGPLTEGIFRKAANEKARKELKEELNFGGKVDFEDKPVHLLAVVLKDFLRNIPHKLLLSELYDEWMMALEKMTHHKRTEAMKEVASKLPRPNLLLLKHLLCVLHHISKSSEVNKMDSSNLAICVGPNMLTPVHDQSLPLEAQKKLTDKVKTLVEFLIDNCFDIFGEEISSLFSISPDDSLDRPDTLSARRQHDSAYDSTDFEEECNSSELQANDLPQARGTEHRCSSTELYSREPVAQTPPVSSPVTRFKKSIGNLDRRFSEPDMLSSKGCQGSCMRSQKLARSEESVIQQEELRLKCQGLREEMAGERRLAGLYRNKKPSNLTIKTSLLSELSNNSLPRTSSGSSLDSASPVSDCSVFTSSPLTSPSIAKKNALTRPQSFSTKASSGSDTTSIRELKRHSMSFSVATRKKVLAKTQSCGIGGFQRDSFKKDSKKERHLSCRIVHATCADDHSPAPSRGQPRSRFMSADEVFRLVDQRNPGNPPSYEEATRNCSAARLPSYSSLTVRNMRSTVLSPDFEPQRSRLNKEVTNKVYKDFFNDRLSVTSDPKDKASAVDFVIGIHSRANLPLTPQVYRLRTMSGSYQKNKQEYLTQPCSQPAFGHINCAKESYV from the exons ATGTCTGTTAAAAGTTCACT GCAAACGAAAGGACTCAAAGTAGCAAACATCGTTAAAGCTTCCTTAACCAAAATCCTGATGAAGGTGCTAAGCAGCTGCAATACA CCCAAAACCATAAATGCGAGTGATATGGAGACTTTGATTGCATGCCAGTCTGAG GCTGACATCAAGAAATGCCACTTGTTCATGCCATGTGACACTGAAGATGGACTGTGTCATCTGACTG AGAGTaataagaagagaaagaaagtaatatcttggccatttatgCTGAGAAGAACCACCACTGGATCAGAGACTCTGGGGAATCTGGAATCTGACCTGAAGCCTCCTCTGTTTGATCAGCCATTGTCTATTGTCTGCAGTGAAGATGATATGCTGCCCAAGCCAATACAG GATATCCTTACAATGCTCTTCTTGGAAGGGCCTTTAACGGAAGGAATATTCCGGAAAGCTGCCAACGAAAAGGCCCGCAAGGAGCTGAAAGAAGAGTTAAACTTTGGAGGGAAAGTTGATTTTGAAGATAAACCGGTTCATCTGTTAGCAGTGGTTTTAAAG GATTTCCTTCGAAACATTCCCCATAAACTGCTGCTCTCTGAGCTTTATGATGAGTGGATGATGGCACTGGAGAAGATGACCCACCACAAAAGAACTGAAGCAATGAAAGA GGTTGCAAGCAAACTCCCGAGACCCAACCTTCTTTTGCTCAAGCATTTGCTCTGCGTGCTTCACCACATCAGCAAAAGCTCAGAGGTCAACAAAATGGATTCCAGCAACCTTGCCATCTGTGTTGGGCCAAACATGCTGACTCCAGTTCATGACCAAAGCCTTCCACTTgaagcccagaaaaagctaacAGATAAG GTGAAGACACTGGTGGAATTTCTCATTGATAACTGCTTTGATATATTTGGGGAAGAAATCTCTTCACTGTTCAGCATCTCTCCTGATGATTCCCTGGACAGGCCAG ATACGTTGTCTGCTAGACGCCAACATGATTCTGCCTATGACAGCACAGATTTTGAGGAAGAATGCAATTCCAGTGAACTCCAGGCCAACGATCTACCACAAGCCAGGGGGACAGAACACAGGTGCAGCAGTACAGAGCTGTACTCTCGAGAGCCAGTAGCCCAGACTCCACCTGTCTCTTCTCCTGTGACCCGGTTTAAAAAATCCATAGGCAACCTGGATAGGAGGTTCTCTGAGCCAGACATGCTCTCTTCTAAGGGCTGCCAGGGAAGCTGTATGAGAAGCCAGAAGTTAGCCAGAAGTGAGGAGAGTGTCATTCAGCAGGAGGAACTGCGGTTGAAGTGCCAAGGCCTGAGAGAGGAAATGGCAGGAGAACGTCGTCTTGCAGGCCTCTATAGGAACAAGAAGCCATCCAACCTGACAATAAAAACTAGTCTGCTGTCAGAATTGTCAAACAATTCATTGCCCAGAACATCCTCTGGCAGTTCGCTAGACAGTGCTTCTCCAGTCTCTGACTGTTCTGTCTTCACCAGCTCACCACTGACGTCGCCTTCCATCGCCAAGAAAAACGCCTTAACTCGGCCGCAGTCTTTTTCTACCAAGGCTTCCAGTGGAAGTGACACCACCTCCATCAGAGAGCTCAAGAGGCATTCCATGTCGTTTTCTGTGGCAACCCGCAAGAAGGTGCTAGCGAAAACCCAAAGCTGCGGTATAGGTGGCTTTCAGAGGGACAGTTTCAAGAAGGACTCCAAGAAAGAGAGACATCTTTCCTGCCGCATAGTCCACGCAACTTGTGCTGATGACCACAGCCCAGCACCTTCGCGGGGTCAACCGAGGTCTCGTTTCATGTCAGCAGATGAAGTGTTTCGGCTTGTGGACCAGAGGAATCCTGGGAATCCTCCGTCTTATGAGGAGGCTACCAGAAACTGCTCAGCTGCTAGGCTTCCCTCATACAGTAGCTTAACGGTTCGAAATATGAGATCCACTGTGCTGTCTCCAGACTTTGAGCCTCAGCGTTCGAGACTCAATAAAGAGGTTACAAACAAAGTATACAAGGACTTTTTTAACGACAGGCTCTCTGTGACCAGTGATCCTAAGGACAAGGCATCAGCCGTTGACTTTGTTATTGGAATACATTCCCGAGCTAACTTGCCCCTAACCCCTCAAGTCTATCGCCTCAGGACCATGTCTGGGTCTTATCAAAAGAACAAACAAGAATACCTGACCCAGCCatgcagccagccagcctttGGCCATATAAACTGTGCTAAGGAATCCTATGTTTAA